From a single Daphnia pulex isolate KAP4 chromosome 2, ASM2113471v1 genomic region:
- the LOC124188991 gene encoding protein O-mannosyl-transferase TMTC2-like, producing the protein MDQTVVLCTLAAFLLYYNTLHADFAYDDSRAIKTNPDVNPSTPWINLLFNDFWGTPLTHSGSHKSYRPLCVLSFRFNHWLHELQPAGYHLFNVVLHCLATALFTLLARSLLPPKAGLATAIAGCLFAAHPIHTEAVAGIVGRADIGAAVFFILAFLSYRRYTAVRSGLAHLRRQQLIRTQSTRSISSHKCSNNNSHGSGGGSSLPPLRSFLSAAIFTSIKWNGDDQVGGELLRPNTLPRSGGPACGGPNLTVLVARKWLWLLVTLLFAACSMLTKEHGITVLAVCAVYDVFVQSRLKPKDLFSSVLFQEKYRGLSEGLSTLFMGTLLMVAVRLQLMGSKAPEFAPADNPSADCPSRLTRTLTFLYLPAFNLWLLVQPTVLSFDWSMEAIPLIHSLADIRNLATAIFYLTLAYLGWNALFRRRDFDDNCGDLRSASASPVPGSASSVLSGNLISSPLPGDSSSSSLVRGTNGCVPSVADAVLGVHCYSSPSSAVGCYGNGNGSTSGSLSSSSSLRSERTRWSSNSSVDVDGTGAGRKSGVDLTVIALSMLVLPFIPATNLFFYVGFVVAERVLYIPSMGYCLLVALGFHLIDDCLRQKQVRLKQQQHKERHRWKQMQASNSLRLLFRWAFVLLLVVYSARTIQRNRDWHTEETLYRSGISVNPPKAYGNLANILSSTGRKDEAEQAYKKALSYRNNMADVHYNLGILYQEQKRYEEAIQSYRSAVHYRPRMAMAHLNMGLVLALMGMKDEAIEVYRRCSQLDGSGLKDPRTHETTKISALFNLGRLHADDGQYTKAIDVYNEAIQRMPTHYQPQSLYNMLGEAYFKLDRLKEAEHWYREALRAKADHIPAHLTYGKLLTKMNRLSEAEDMFLRAKSLSPNDSTVYQHYGQYLSECERHTEAAEQYVRAASLAPTEYETVFNAANTLRQAGRHSEAEQYYRSAVKIRPLEATSHMNLGAMLHVNGKLTEAEQSYLEALRLKPDDHITRMNLQKLRHLLMKKGIVSSSSHSSPP; encoded by the exons ATGGATCAAACAGTGGTGCTCTGTACTTTGGCGGCCTTCCTCCTCTACTACAATACGTTGCACGCCGATTTTGCATACGATGACAG CCGGGCAATCAAAACGAATCCGGATGTGAATCCGTCGACGCCGTGGATCAACTTGTTGTTCAATGACTTCTGGGGCACGCCGCTGACCCATTCGGGCTCGCACAAGTCCTACCGCCCGCTCTGTGTTCTCTCCTTCCGTTTCAACCATTGGCTGCACGAGCTGCAGCCAGCTGGATATCATTTGTTCAACGTCGTGCTCCACTGCCTGGCCACGGCCCTCTTCACCCTCCTGGCGCGCTCCCTCCTACCCCCCAAAGCTGGGCTGGCCACGGCCATCGCCGGCTGTCTCTTCGCCGCCCATCCCATCCACACCGAGGCCGTGGCCGGCATCGTCGGGCGGGCCGATATCGGCGCCGCCGTCTTTTTCATTCTCGCCTTCCTCTCGTACCGACGCTACACGGCCGTTCGCTCCGGCCTGGCCCACCTGCGCCGACAGCAGCTAATCAGGACCCAATCGACGCGATCAATTTCCAGCCATAAATGTAGCAACAATAACAGCCACGgtagcggcggcggcagttCATTGCCGCCGCTGCGCTCGTTCCTGTCGGCCGCAATCTTTACGTCCATCAAGTGGAATGGCGACGATCAAGTTGGCGGAGAATTACTGCGACCCAACACCCTGCCAAGAAGCGGCGGGCCGGCATGTGGAGGACCCAATTTGACTGTTCTGGTGGCCAGAAAGTGGCTGTGGCTCCTGGTGACGCTCCTCTTCGCCGCCTGCTCCATGCTCACCAAGGAGCACGGCATCACCGTTCTGGCCGTCTGCGCCGTCTACGACGTTTTCGTTCAATCTCGACTCAAGCCTAAGGATTTATTTTCGTCCGTCCTGTTCCAG GAAAAGTATCGAGGACTATCTGAAGGATTGTCGACTCTCTTCATGGGCACCCTGTTGATGGTGGCCGTCCGTCTGCAGCTAATGGGCTCCAAAGCGCCCGAGTTCGCACCTGCCGACAACCCGTCGGCCGATTGCCCGTCGCGTTTGACCCGCACTCTCACCTTCCTCTACTTGCCGGCCTTCAACTTGTGGCTACTCGTCCAGCCCACCGTCCTCAGCTTCGACTGGTCCATGGAGGCCATCCCGTTGATCCACAGCCTGGCGGACATCCGCAATTTGGCCACGGCCATCTTCTACTTGACTCTAGCCTATCTCGGATGGAACGCCCTGTTCCGGCGGCGGGACTTTGACGACAATTGTGGAGATCTGCGCTCGGCTTCCGCCTCGCCCGTTCCTGGCTCCGCTTCTTCGGTTCTCAGTGGCAACTTGATCTCTTCGCCCCTGCCGGGCGATTCGTCTTCCTCTTCGCTAGTGCGAGGCACCAACGGATGCGTCCCGTCGGTGGCGGATGCCGTTCTGGGAGTCCACTGCTactcgtcgccgtcgtcggcTGTGGGTTGCTACGGCAACGGCAACGGCAGCACAAGCGGCAGTCTCAGCAGTAGCTCCTCGCTTCGATCGGAGAGGACGAGATGGTCGTCCAACAGTTCCGTCGACGTGGACGGGACTGGCGCCGGCCGGAAGAGCGGAGTGGATTTGACTGTGATAGCCTTGTCGATGCTGGTGTTGCCCTTCATCCCCGCCACCAATCTCTTCTTCTACGTGGGTTTCGTCGTGGCAGAGCGAGTCCTCTACATCCCGTCCATGGGCTATTGCCTCCTGGTGGCGTTGGGCTTCCACCTGATCGACGACTGCCTCCGCCAGAAGCAAGTGCGActcaaacagcagcagcacaaggaGCGACACAGGTGGAAGCAGATGCAAGCCAGCAACTCTCTTCGGCTCCTGTTTCGCTGGGCATTTGTTCTTCTACTCGTCGTCTACTCGGCCAGGACCATCCAGCGAAACCGAGACTGGCACACGGAGGAAACTCTGTACCGCTCGGGAATCAGCGTCAATCCTCCAAAAG CATACGGAAATTTAGCAAACATACTCAGTTCGACCGGACGTAAGGATGAAGCCGAACAGGCTTACAAGAAGGCTCTCAGCTATCGAAATAACATGGCGGACGTCCATTATAAttt GGGTATATTGTATCAAGAGCAGAAACGTTACGAAGAGGCTATACAATCCTACCGATCGGCGGTTCACTATCGTCCTCGAATGGCCA TGGCTCATTTGAACATGGGTCTAGTCCTGGCTTTGATGGGCATGAAAGACGAGGCGATCGAGGTGTACAGACGCTGTTCGCAGCTCGACGGATCCGGCTTGAAGGACCCACGGACCCACGAGACCACCAAGATTTCGGCCCTTTTCAATCTGGGTCGTCTTCACGCTGACGATGGCCAGTACACAAAGGCCATCGACGTCTACAACGAGGCTATTCAACGCATGCCGACACATTACCAGCCCCAG TCGCTGTACAACATGCTGGGGGAAGCCTACTTTAAGCTGGATCGGCTGAAGGAAGCGGAACACTGGTACCGTGAAGCCCTCCGCGCTAAAGCCGATCACATTCCGGCTCATCTGACCTATGGGAAACTTCTCACCAAAATG aatcGTCTCAGCGAGGCTGAGGACATGTTCCTGCGTGCGAAATCCCTGTCACCCAACGATTCGACCGTCTATCAGCATTACG GTCAATATTTATCGGAATGTGAGAGACACACCGAAGCGGCAGAGCAATACGTCCGAGCTGCTTCACTCGCGCCAACTGAATATGAAACCGTTTTTAACGCAGCCAACACGCTTCGCCAAGCAGGCAGGCACTCGGAGGCTGAACAGTATTACAGATCCGCCGTTAAAATCCGGCCTTTG GAAGCGACAAGTCACATGAACTTGGGTGCGATGCTTCACGTCAATGGCAAGTTAACAGAAGCCGAGCAAAGTTATCTAGAAGCTTTACGGCTCAAACCAGACGATCACATCACTCGGATGAACTTGCAGAAGTTACGTCACCTGTTGATGAAGAAAGGTATCGTGTCCTCTTCCTCTCATTCGTCTCCCCCTTAG
- the LOC124208728 gene encoding segment polarity protein dishevelled-like codes for MSNDDAVRVLREVVQKPSPIKLVVAKCWYPNPKGYFTLPRTEPVRPIDPGAWVAHTEAARGGTQYPNRPPSVVKPG; via the exons ATGTCAAATGACGATGCCGTTCGCGTTTTACGAGAAGTTGTCCAGAAACCTAG CCCAATCAAACTTGTAGTCGCCAAGTGTTGGTATCCTAATCCAAAAGGATATTTCACTTTACCCCGTACGGAACCCGTTCGCCCTATTGATCCCGGTGCGTGGGTTGCTCACACGGAAGCAGCAAGAG GTGGAACACAGTATCCGAATCGTCCGCCATCTGTGGTAAAACCAGGCTAG
- the LOC124188975 gene encoding glutamate receptor ionotropic, kainate glr-3-like, with the protein MTTKKTFLRFRLLLLCLYFRFFVITNCFNPAEEGNIPPKIFRSSLQGKELRIVTGHFPPVISILRNSSGHIIGYSDQLYLQFLYLAKKLKFTYKIFPAAENTNGVKINGSWNGIIGALTKGEADFGLVPVAVSLERYEAIEFCGRVGGDYTGILIKYPEGRISFTSAFDVFSTGIWIGWIISGVVVVAVSTVLAYFSKRLGIRVGENKAASIGWYLYGTILSQGSNFPTNQFKQQKLLAAVWCFVAFVFVNIYNSTLTSYMSVRYQKPVVNSFHDLAAIPSYQATILTGSIQDMDLLETNLEYMKVIYEKIKKCSSDCRKFTFPEMVNPVVQKDNYVSIIPWRVGNSYLDKYNAKKCQLAMAYERTSWKPMFFAVPKSSPYIEEINREAMWFIDVGLNGYNKTPKKLCQLNYNSNGVSSKTFSSRMILEQFYLPFLILFGGYLLAFIQFCREKLYPIR; encoded by the exons ATGACCACCAAGAAAACGTTCTTGCGCTTTCGTTTACTATTACTATGTTtgtatttcagattttttgtcATCACTAATTGTTTCAATCCAGCGGAAGAAGGCAACATCCCGCCTAAGATATTTCGCAGCAGTTTACAAGGGAAGGAGCTCAGGATCGTCACCGGCCAC TTTCCACCAGTGATTTCCATTTTACGGAATTCCTCCGGCCACATCATTGGGTATTCAGATCAACTGTACCTTCAATTTCTTTACTTGGCTAAGAAATTAAAGTTCAC TTATAAAATATTCCCTGCCGCTGAGAATACCAACGGAGTCAAAATCAATGGATCCTGGAATGGAATAATCGGAGCTCTAACCAAAGGC GAAGCTGATTTCGGTTTAGTCCCAGTGGCCGTTTCGCTGGAGCGGTACGAAGCTATAGAGTTCTGCGGTAGAGTAGGAGGAGACTATACGGGCATTCTAATTAAATATCCCGAGGGTAGAATTTCATTCACTAGCGCATTCGACGTTTTCTCTACAGGA ATATGGATCGGATGGATTATTTCCGGAGTTGTGGTCGTTGCAGTTTCCACTGTTCTGGCttacttttcaaaaagattgGGTATTAGAGTTGGAGAAAATAAGGCTGCAAGTATTGGGTGGTACTTGTATGGTACCATCCTTTCCCAAG GTAGCAACTTCCCAACGAACCAATTCAAACAGCAGAAACTTCTCGCTGCTGTCTGGTGTTTCGTGGCTTTTGTCTTCGTCAACATATACAATTCCACTTTGACTTCATACATGTCAGTGAGATACCAAAAACCAGTTGTTAATTCATTTCACGATTTGGCGGCCATCCCGTCCTACCAGGCGACTATACTAACTGGATCCATCCAAGATATGGACTTGCTG GAAACAAATCTCGAGTATATGAAAGTCATCTacgaaaaaatcaagaaatgcTCATCGGATTGCAGGAAATTCACCTTTCCGGAAATGGTTAATCCTGTTGTACAGAAGGACAACTACGTTTCGATAATA CCATGGAGAGTTGGTAATTCGTATTTGGATAAATACAACGCGAAAAAATGCCAGTTAGCTATGGCGTACGAAAGAACTTCGTGGAAGCCCATGTTTTTTGCAGTCCCAAAGTCCAGTCCGTACATTGAGGAAATTAATCGAGA GGCCATGTGGTTCATAGATGTGGGACTTAACGGGTATAACAAGACACCCAAAAAACTGTGCCAGTTGAATTACAACAGTAACGGCGTGTCGAGCAAGACATTTAGCAGCCGTATGATATTGGAGCAGTTCTACTTACCATTCCTCATTCTTTTCGGTGGCTACTTATTGGCTTTTATTCAGTTCTGTCGGGAAAAGCTATACCCAATTCGTTAA